A genomic window from Solanum stenotomum isolate F172 chromosome 10, ASM1918654v1, whole genome shotgun sequence includes:
- the LOC125841750 gene encoding LRR receptor-like serine/threonine-protein kinase FLS2 — translation MEKATNIFFFLFHLVVASIAMTHTNITNDQLALLSLKSQIISDPFHLLDESWSPTTSVCYWVGITCSSHHRVTMLNISNMALTGKIPPDFGNLTFLVSLDLSGNNFYGNLPQEMARLRRLRFVMLGFNNFSGEVPSWFGVLHQLQVLNIRNNSFSGSIPSSISNISTLQTLDLTYTSLGGQMPKEIGNLQNLRVLRISGNNLIGSIPLSLSNATRLMTLELSVNYLEGNIPKEIGELQNLKVLAIQANQLIGSIPFSIFNISGIKVIGFSYNTLSGDLPTDMCDRLPMLKVLYLGFNELHGHMPLSLANCSKLQTFVLSDNKFDGPIHSEIGHLSNLQDLSLENNHFEGRIPQEIGNLDNLVSINLMANQITDCIPISIFNISSLQFLSLDDNNLLGPLPGEVGNLTKLQYLLLNENMLTGEIPKEVSNLIDLAEMGLGFNKFTGSLPIEIFNISGIETIQLTSNNLTGTLPLNMGSTLPNIEVLYLGRLNLFGTIPHSLFNCSKLTHLDLAVNRLTVSIGNLSSASPLWFRAFECGIKGEIPKGIGNLSSLVDLDLSGNGITGSIPATIRNLRFLQRFKLSQNKLSGSIGEDLCKLQNLGYLHLTQNKLSGSIPNCLGNLTFLQEIFLGSNKLYLNVPAGLGNLKNLLRLDLSSNNLGGSLPLEIGNLKAAVYMDLSMNALSNGIPGEIGGLQNLIHLSLRDNKLQGSIPGSMTSMSALEFLDLSQNNVSGLIPKSMEKLQNLKYFNVSFNKLVGEIPTGGPFKNLSSRSFMSNEALCGSIRFRVPHCNNSTSKHRSKRKKVLLFLLAGVLVVLIPIVFLLVWIRYIKGKRKQAVDSSFVISTRERISYYELLRATDSLSESNLVGSGSFGSVYKGILRDGTPIAAKVFNLQLQAAFKSFDTECQVLRNLRHRNLTKVITSCSNLEFKALVLEYMSNGSLDKWLYSHNYSLDINHRLSIVIDVACALEYLHHGCSLPVIHCDLKPSNILLDEDMVAHISDFGISKLLSDDESASYTKTLATLGYIAPEYGLEGLVSTKCDVYSYGIMLMETFTRTKPSDEMFDGDFSLKQWVSNSLPQAIMEVIDANLITPHDNHLMRKIDCVVSIMKVAMDCCVESPKGRIDMKDVVGRLKKIKIQLLAC, via the exons ATGGAGAAAGCCAccaacatttttttcttcttgtttcacTTGGTTGTGGCTAGTATTGCCATGACTCACACCAATATTACCAATGATCAATTAGctcttctttctttaaaatccCAAATCATTTCTGACCCCTTTCACTTGTTGGATGAAAGTTGGTCTCCAACTACTTCTGTCTGCTATTGGGTTGGCATTACTTGTTCTTCCCACCATCGAGTGACGATGCTGAATATTTCCAACATGGCTCTTACAGGCAAAATTCCTCCTGATTTCGGGAATCTCACATTTCTTGTTTCTCTTGACTTGAGTGGCAACAATTTCTATGGAAATTTGCCTCAAGAAATGGCACGTCTACGTCGGTTAAGGTTTGTTATGCTTGGTTTTAACAACTTCAGTGGGGAGGTTCCTTCATGGTTCGGGGTCTTACACCAACTTCAAGTTCTGAATATAAGGAATAATAGTTTTAGTGGTTCCATTCCCTCTTCAATTTCTAATATCTCTACGCTTCAAACTTTGGATTTGACATACACCTCCTTAGGGGGCCAAATGCCAAAAGAAATTGGAAATCTTCAAAATCTAAGGGTTTTACGAATATCTGGTAACAATCTTATAGGTTCTATCCCTCTGTCTCTCTCAAATGCCACAAGGTTGATGACTTTAGAACTTTCTGTCAATTACCTTGAAGGAAACATCCCCAAAGAGATTGGAGAACTTCAAAACCTAAAAGTTTTGGCAATACAAGCTAATCAACTTATAGGTTCTATACCATTCTCGATCTTCAACATTTCCGGAATTAAAGTCATTGGATTTTCATATAATACCTTATCAGGAGATCTTCCTACTGATATGTGTGATCGACTTCCAATGCTGAAAGTGCTTTATCTAGGTTTCAACGAGCTACACGGTCATATGCCTCTAAGCTTGGCAAACTGTTCAAAACTTCAAACCTTTGTTTTATCTGATAACAAGTTTGATGGACCCATACATAGTGAAATTGGACATTTAAGTAATTTGCAGGATTTGTCTCTCGAAAATAACCATTTTGAAG GGAGAATTCCACAAGAAATCGGGAATCTTGATAATTTGGTGTCCATAAATCTTATGGCAAACCAGATTACCGATTGTATCCCAATCTCCATATTCAATATCTCGTCACTACAGTTTCTCTCATTGGATGACAACAATCTCCTTGGGCCCTTGCCAGGGGAGGTTGGCAACTTGACCAAATTGCAGTATCTACTTCTTAATGAAAATATGCTTACAG GTGAAATACCGAAAGAGGTAAGCAATCTCATTGACTTGGCTGAAATGGGGTTGGGTTTCAACAAGTTTACTGGTTCACTTCCAATAGAGATCTTCAACATATCAGGGATAGAAACAATTCAACTTACTTCCAATAATCTGACAGGAACCCTACCATTAAACATGGGTTCTACGTTACCTAACATTGAAGTTCTTTATCTAGGTCGTTTAAATCTTTTTGGGACTATACCTCATTCTCTCTTCAATTGTTCCAAACTCACTCATCTAGACCTTGCTGTAAACAGACTCACCG TTTCTATAGGAAACCTTTCCAGTGCTTCTCCTCTATGGTTTAGAGCTTTTGAATGTGGAATTAAAGGGGAAATTCCTAAAGGAATTGGGAACTTAAGCAGCTTAGTAGACCTCGACCTTTCTGGAAATGGCATAACTGGATCGATTCCCGCAACAATTAGAAATTTGAGATTCCTTCAGCGCTTTAAGTTGAGTCAAAACAAACTTTCTGGATCTATTGGAGAAGATCTATGTAAATTGCAGAACTTAGGCTATTTACACTTGACTCAAAATAAACTTTCAGGATCTATTCCTAATTGTTTGGGGAACTTAACTTTCCTTCAAGAGATATTTCTAGGTTCCAACAAATTGTATTTGAACGTACCAGCAGGCTTAGGGAACCTCAAAAATCTCTTGAGGCTAGACTTATCCTCAAACAACTTGGGTGGCTCATTACCTCTGGAGATTGGAAACCTAAAGGCTGCCGTATATATGGATCTATCAATGAATGCACTCTCAAATGGCATACCCGGAGAAATTGGTGGCTTGCAGAATCTAATACACCTTTCTTTGAGAGATAACAAGTTGCAAGGATCAATACCTGGCTCAATGACCAGCATGTCAGCTTTGGAATTTCTAGACCTTTCTCAGAACAATGTCTCAGGATTAATTCCCAAGTCTATGGAGAAGCTACAAAATCTCAAGTATTTCAACGTTTCATTCAACAAGTTGGTTGGTGAAATCCCCACTGGCGGTCCTTTCAAGAACCTCTCCAGTCGGTCATTCATGTCCAATGAAGCATTGTGTGGTTCTATAAGATTTCGTGTTCCGCATTGCAACAATAGTACTTCAAAACATAGATCCAAGAGGAAAAAGGTACTTCTATTTCTACTAGCTGGAGTACTAGTTGTATTAATTCCTATCGTCTTTCTGCTTGTATGGATAAGGTATATAAAAGGTAAAAGAAAGCAAGCAGTTGACTCATCCTTTGTCATCTCAACCAGAGAAAGAATTTCATACTATGAATTGCTCCGAGCAACTGATTCACTCAGTGAGAGTAATTTGGTTGGTTCTGGGAGTTTCGGCTCTGTTTACAAAGGAATCCTCAGAGATGGGACTCCTATTGCAGCTAAAGTTTTCAATCTGCAATTGCAAGCGGCATTTAAGAGCTTTGATACAGAATGTCAAGTTTTGCGCAACCTCCGTCATAGGAATCTCACCAAAGTCATAACTAGTTGTTCCAACCTTGAATTTAAGGCTTTGGTACTTGAGTACATGTCCAATGGGAGCCTCGATAAGTGGTTATATTCGCACAACTACTCCTTAGACATTAACCATCGACTAAGTATAGTGATAGATGTGGCATGTGCGTTGGAGTATCTCCACCATGGCTGCTCATTGCCCGTGATTCACTGTGATTTGAAGCCTAGTAACATCTTGTTGGATGAGGATATGGTTGCCCACATAAGTGATTTTGGCATTTCAAAACTGCTTTCTGATGATGAGAGTGCTTCATACACTAAAACTCTAGCAACATTGGGCTATATTGCACCAG AGTATGGATTGGAGGGATTGGTGTCAACAAAATGCGATGTTTATAGTTATGGCATCATGTTGATGGAAACATTTACACGCACAAAGCCTAGCGATGAAATGTTTGATGGAGATTTTAGCTTGAAGCAATGGGTGAGCAATTCACTCCCACAGGCAATAATGGAAGTTATCGATGCCAACTTAATAACGCCACATGATAATCACTTAATGAGAAAGATAGATTGTGTGGTATCCATCATGAAAGTGGCAATGGATTGTTGTGTTGAATCTCCTAAAGGAAGAATTGACATGAAAGATGTTGTTGGGAGGTTAAAGAAGATCAAGATTCAACTTCTTGCATGCTGA